AGGCAGTGTTGGCAATTTCAGCAAGCCATACCAATACATCAGATAGGGTAGACAAACTAAACTGATACAAACTAGCAACAGCAAGATAATAATAAACTTAGGCAATGAAGTCATAATTTTGCATAAATATGTCAATATTAACTTCATCTTAATGCAACAGAACCACCCTCCCCGCTGATCCTGTCACAGCTTTAGCAGTAAATATTTAGTCCCCTTGCGGAAAAAAATAACTGAAAATTTATGATGTTTAGCTTTTGCCTTTCTTGCCCTTTGGCATCCAATATTTGGTTAGCCCCTGAAACCACATCACTTCTTTGGTATCGCCAATAATTTTCAAGGTTTGCTTTTGGATAGCTTTCATAAAAGCTTCTTGCGCATTAGAGGCAGTAAAGGTGGTAAAGCCCGTGTTGGCATCGGAAAATTCCAAGGTGAAAGCAGGGGCCTGGCACTCTCCCGAATGGCTCTTGATCAAGCCATTGTTAACAATAAAGTGTCTGGCAACCTGTCCATCGCGAGTTTTTATCTGAAAGCTAAGTTGCTTATCTGCTATTTTTTCCTTCAACTTTTGTTCTTTTTTACTGGCTCTTGACATTAAAAAGCCCATCATCCAGAGCAGTAATCTAAATTTCATAGCCGCTCCCATGGTCTGTATTGACTATTAAAGCTAATGACCACTTTTATAAATAGTTTTTCAGTTAATTGTTTATTTTTAGTTATTCTTGGCTAACCTGTTCGCGGCCTATTAAATCTGAACAAACTATTTAACAAGCTACCTAGCTATTACCATTAACAACATCTTTAAATGCCTTTCCAGGCTTAAATGCAACCGTATTGCTGGCTTTAATTTGAATGGTTTCACCAGTTTGGGGGTTTTTCCCTGTTCTGGCCCCGCGATGACGCTGTTCAAAAGTACCAAACCCGATAAGAACAACTTTATCCTGGCGATTGAGAGCATGAGTTATTTCATCAAGAATGGATGTTAATACCTGACCAGCCTGATCTTTGGTTAAATCTGCTTTATCAGCAATTGCAGCAACAAGATCCGGTTTGCGCATATAGTTCCCCCTAAAAAACAATTCGTTCTGGCTTAAGTTTACATTGAAAGACAAAAGTACAATTAGGCCAGACTATTACTTAGTTTAGACATAGCCTAAATGCTTCATCAGATCACAACAATTTGGGATTAGTTCAATGAAGTATCCAGGCTACTGATTATCAGAATTTGCAACTAAATAACAGACTGCAACTGCCTTTTAATATGTCTGCCCAGTCAAAAAAGCAGATTTTTATAGATGCCATTATTATACTTTTTAATGATTTATTTTTTTAGTTATTGCTTATTTACTTTACAACTTATACTACTAACGCTTTAAAATAATTTATCAGTTGATTGCGTTTGGATAAACACACACCTTAGCAAATTTTTTTAGATAAGTCGGCTATTTAGTCGTTTATTTCAACCTGGCGAAATGGAAGTTTTTGATTACATTTAGTTAACAACTACATGCATTAATACAATCCAAGCTCAACCAATTGCAATCATTTCAAAGTCCAACTTGCTTACTCCACAGTCTGGGCATAACCAGTCTTCTGGTACATCTTCCCAACGAGTACCAGGTGCAATGCCTTCTTCTGGCCAGCCTTCGACCTCATCATAAATAAACCCGCAAACCACACATTGCCATTTTTTCATGTCAGGCTCCTCACTTATCTCATCATTCAGGCGACTGAATCAGCTGTACTTCGCTTCAGAGCATCTCTCATAACTGTTTATGAGAGGTATCCTTCTATTCAAAACTTGCAACTGATAGCAAGATATCGCATTCTGCGCGCCAGACAACTAAACAGTATTAAGTAAAAACTTCATTGTGAGCGCATTATCCATTTTTGAAGCTGCCCAGTGGCAACGCCATCTTAACATACCTTCGCCCTGGCAAAACTGGCTAACTTTCACTGGTTCCCTCTCACAACGCTTGCAGGATACCTTTGAATCCCTGTCAGTCAAGTTGATCAGCCAGTGTTGGCAGCCTGCACTACCCTCTGAACAAAAGCTGCTAGGCATCCCAAAACAGCAATCAGCTTTTATCCGTGAGGTAATCCTCTATGCCAACCAACAACCTGTGGTATATGCCCGCACCGTAATACCTGCATTTACCGGCCTGCTTAGCTGTCAGCCGCTGCTTAGCTTGGATACTGAACCATTAGGCAGACTTTTATTCAATCATGCCAGCGCTAAGCGAAACCCAAACTTTACGTTTGCTCACTTTACCCAGCAACAGTTGCAAGTCTTGCCTGCGCCCTTAACAATAACGCCTCCAGCATTAACACCGTCAAGAATTAACCAAGACTGCTGGGCCAGACAATCAGTTTTTATTGTGAATCAACGTCAGCTAGCAGTCAGCGAACTGTTTTTACCCACTATTTTTTCAATGCAGCAATCTGTAAATAAACCCTTACAACACCAGCCAATGTAAAACGAGCTTATTCATAGTGACTAACAGGATGGAACTAACAGACAGCCCTACCAACAAGCTCAATGCCCTACTTAGCATCACCCGCTTAAACCGTCCTATTGGTATTTACCTGCTGCTTTGGCCCACTTTATGGAGCCTCTGGCTTGCGGCAAATGGCTTACCAGACTGGCACTTAATTATTATCTTTTGTTTAGGTGTAACAGTGATGCGTAGTGCTGGATGTGTAATCAATGACATTGCTGACCGAGACTTTGATGGTCATGTTCAGCGCACCCAAAACAGGCCCTTGATTACTGGTGATCTAACGGTTAAAGAAGCACTATGGTGCTTTGTTGTGCTCTGTGTTGTTGCATTTGTATTAGTGCTTTTTACCAATCTGCTAACAATATTACTCAGTTTTGGAGGCTTGGCTTTAGCAGTTTGTTATCCCTTTATGAAGCGCTATACCCATTACCCCCAAATTGTATTGGGGGCAGCTTTTTCCTGGTCGATCCCTATGGCCTATACTGCTCAAACTGGTGAATTAAACCATGCTATCTGGCTGCTGTTTTTGGCTAACCTGGCCTGGACAGTTGCCTATGATACGGCTTACGCCATGGTAGATAGAGACGATGATTTAAAAATAGGCGTCAAATCTACTGCTATTTTATTTGGGAAAGCTGATAAACTTATGATTGGCTTATTACAAATAATTACTCTAGCTTTGTTAGCAGGGGTAGGCTATTTATTTCAGCGTGGTTGGCTGTTCTTTATTGGCATCGGCTTGATGGCTGGATTGTTTATCTATCAGCAGTATTTAATCAAAAATCGTGATCGGTCCCAATGCTTTAAAGCGTTTTTAAATAATCACTGGGCAGGCATGTTTGTCTTTATTGGAATAGTTTGTGATAGTGCTGTTTCTTAGTTTTGCCTTTGTAGGTAATAACTAGGAATACTTCTCACTGTGGTATTGAGCCACAGTCATAAAACTCATGGATTGGTAACACTTTCAGGGCAGAGCCACAGGAATGTCATGCAAATGTAACATTAAGTCTGTGTAATGCTCTGCTGACAACTTGAAAGCGAGAGAAGGCTTGAAAATGGTTGGCAAAAAAATACTCATAGTGGACGATGAGGCCCCCATCCGGGAAATGATTGCAGTTGCTCTCGAAATGGCTGGCTACGAATGTCTGGAAGCAGATAACACCCAAGATGCGCATAGCATAATGATCGACAAGAAGCCCGATCTAATCTTGCTTGATTGGATGCTACCAGGAACCAGTGGAATTGAATTGGCAAGGCGACTCCGTCGCGATGAAATTACTGCCAATATTCCTATCATTATGTTAACCGCTAAAGGTGAAGAAGATAATAAGATTCAAGGGCTGGAAGTAGGGGCTGATGATTACATCACCAAACCATTCTCCCCCAGAGAACTGGTTGCCCGTCTAAAAGCAGTCCTACGACGCTCCGGTGCTCAAGAGCCACAGGAACCCATTCGGGTTGAAGGGCTAGAGCTGGACCCAATTAGCCATCGCGTTAGTATCAATGGCAAACCGACTGAAATGGGCCCTACTGAGTATCGCTTATTGCAGTTCTTTATGACTCATCAAGAGCGAGCGTACACCCGAGGCCAGTTACTGGACCAGGTTTGGGGTGGCAATGTGTATGTTGAAGAGCGTACCGTTGATGTTCATATTCGGCGGCTACGCAAAGCATTAGGCACAGGCCATGACCGTTTTATCCAAACCGTTAGAGGCACTGGTTACAGGTTTTCAACTAAGGCTTAACCGTGAAGGCTAATTGGCAGGGCGAAATTATTCAGCGGCTCGCTATTACTGTTTCAGTCAGCGTATTGTTTGGAGTAGTTATTGGAGAAGTAGCCTGGGTTTTAGCAATCGTTTTAGCTGGATACCTAAGCTGGACGCTATTACAGGTGTTTCGCCTCAGCCATTGGCTCCAGGAGAGTGAACATAATCACCTGGAACCACCTGAAAGTCGCGGCATTTGGGGAGATATCTTCGATGCTATCTACCGACTGCAACGCCGTGACCAAAAAGCCCGAGCCCGCCTCCAGGCAGTAATTGATCGGGTGCAAGAATCCACAGCCGCTTTAAATGACGCAGTCATTATGGTCGACAACCAGGGCAATCTGGAGTGGTGGAATAAAGCAGCAGAAGCCATGCTTGGCTTTAAAAGCCCTATTGACCAGGGCCAGCTCATTACAAACCTGATCAGAGACCCAGCTTTTACTAAATACTTCGATAAAAAAGACTACCAAGAAGCCCTTGAAGTCTCTTCTCCCATCAATGATCAGCTCATCCTACAGTTCAACATTACTCTGTTTGGTCGCAATGACCGCCTGCTACTGGTCAGAGACATCACCCGGTTACATAACCTGGAACAAATGCGCAAAGACTTTGTGGCCAATGTTTCCCATGAGCTAAGAACACCCCTGACAGTAATAAGAGGTTATCTGGAAACATTACTGGATAACGCTAATATTTTGCCTGAGCGCTGGATTCGGGCTTTACAACAAATGCAGCAGCAATCCGATCGGATGGAAAATCTGGTTAGCGATCTACTACTGCTATCAAGACTAGAGACCAGTGACCGGCAAACTGATTTGAAGCCACTGTATTTACATAAAGTCCTGTTCAATATTGTTAATGATGCAAAAGCATTGAGCGGGGATCGCTGTCACCATATTCAGCTGGTTTGCCCAGAAGAAGCGAAGCTGTTCGGGCACGACCGGGAGTTGCATAGCGCCATTTCCAATCTGATTTTTAACAGCGTTAAATACACCCCCGCTGAAGGACAAATTGATGTGCATTGGTGGGAAGATGAGAGTGGTGGACACTTATCAGTAATGGATGACGGAGTTGGGATAGATCCAAAACATATCCCTCGCCTTACCGAACGATTCTATCGAGCAGATCCTAGTCGCTCAATCAATACAGGGGGAACCGGGCTGGGCTTAGCCATCGTGAAGCATGTATTGATACGCCACAATGCCCGGTTAGAAATACAAAGTGAGTTAGGTAAAGGCAGCTGCTTTATCTGCCACTTCCCACCCTCAATGATCGCCAGTGAAAACAGCCCAGAATTGGTGGAATAAAACCTAAAAAGAAGTTCACCGTACCTAAAGCGAAGGGAGTATCACCAGTATTTTTTTCCAGACCCAGTGGCAATAAACTTCGATAAATACTCAAATTTTTGCGGATCTTCATCAACAAACACCACAGAAATCACAATGTTTTCTGCGTTGGCATTCTTTTCTGGTGCTTGCAGGGTATGAATTAGGCAATTTATTCGCGCAATATCTCCCTCAGAATCGTTCTGTTGCAAGTCTATTACGGCTGTATCCAACAACTGTGGAATGCCATGTTGCCGACTAGCAATCACTTTCGCTTCTTTAAGGCTTATATCCTGAATTTCACAAGGAATGGTTTTATCATGCACCCGCAACTGTGCAGGGCCTTTGGTTGGCTTTTTGGCTGCCTGTGGTTTAGCGGCTGCTTTTCCTCCAGTTAAAGCCGCAACTGATCCTGCTTGAGTTGGCGCTTTTTGTGGTGCTGCTTTTGCTCCAGGTTTGGCAGCAGCTGATTTTCCAGATTCACCATCTAACGACTGTGCTCCCAATGCAGAAATAGACCCTTGGGAAACGCTAGCCTCAAGTGCACTTTTAGCAGCTTTCCCTTCTAAGACATTAGATGGAAGGCGCTTGGAAAGCACTTTTATCACTTTTTTTACTAGCTGCTCATTAGAAAAAGGCTTGCCAATATACTCGCTTACCCCAGCCTGAATGGCCTGCACCACATTCTCTTTGTCGCCACGACTGGTCACCATGATAAAAGGGGTTTTATTGTACTGATATTCATTACGCATCCACTGCAATAGCTCCAGGCCACTTAGCTCCGGCATTTCCCAGTCACACAGCACCAAGTCGTATTCACTTTTCTCTAACATGGACATGGCTTTTTTGCCATTAATCGCTTCCTCAAAAATAAAGTGAGGAAAACGATCTTTAACTGCTTTTTTTACCAAGTCCCTGATGAAGGATGCATCATCAACGACTAACAGCTTCACTTTTTTCATTACTACGCCAGCCCCTTCGGGCTATATCCAAAAAGCTTGTCTATTGAGAATATAGACCAAATAGTCAACAGCCACTGACTGAAACTTACAAACACAAGCGGAACAAGCTTAATAAAGCAGAATATATTGCTCATATTTGTTTTCTGCAAAACGTTCATTATCTAACACAATATTCAGGCTAGCCTGACTTAATCAGCGTTCTCTCACTGTGATTTGCCAAAAAATCTCCCATCTCTTTTGGCGGCAATGGCTTACTCAATAAATAACCCTGAATAAAATCACAGTCATGAACATGCAAAAAGTCCCTCTGCTCTCTTGTTTCAACCCCTTCTGCTGTCAAACTGATCCCAAATTGCTTAGTCATAGCCACAATAGCTTTGAAAATAACTTTACTTTCACTGTTTTCAGGAATTTCATCAATAAAGCTTTTATCAACCTTCAAGTTATCAATCGGCAATTTTTTCAAGGCACCCAATGATGAATAGCCCGTACCAAAGTCATCCATTGCGATGCCTACACCTTGGCCTTTAATTGCTTGAAGCATTTCAAAAGAGACATTTCCCGATTGCATAATGCTGGTCTCTGTTAATTCTAGGGATAAGTATTTAGCCTCAAGCCCTGTTTGTCCGAGTTTGTCTGTTACCAGTTGGCTAATATCCACTCTATTAAACTGAATATTGGATACATTGACAGCTACTTTAATTGGTTTAAAACCCGCTATTTGCCATTCTTTTGCTTGCCTACAGGCTTCTTCTAAAACCCACTCCCCAAGAGGTACGATTAAGCCAGTTTCTTCAGCTAATGGAATAAAATGAAAAGGTGGAATTAAACCTTTGGTTGGGTGATCCCAACGAACCAGAGCTTCACAACCAATTAGTTCACCTGTTTTCAGCTCTAACTGGGGTTGGTAATGCAAAATCATTTGCCCTTGTTCAATAGCTTTTCTCAAGTCAGTTAACAGTTCGTGACGCTCCATTGCTTTGGCCGTCATTGCATTATGGTAAAACTGATAATTATTTTTACCCATGCTTTTAGCGTGATACATCGCGGTATCAGCGTGCTTTAATAACTCCCCTGGCTCATCACCATCATCGGGATAAACAGTAATGCCTATGCTTGCACCTAAATGATAGCGCTGCCCTTTTAAAATAAAGGGGTGGGATAGTGCTTCAAGAATCCGTTCAGCTACCAGGCTGGCATCCTCCCCTTTAGCCACACCATTGAGCAAAATAGTAAACTCATCGCCTCCCAACCGAGACACACCTTTATCCGGGTCATCAATAGTTTCTTCAAAGTCGACTATATTGCGTGAGATTAAATCTTCAGTCCGCAGGCAAAGTCGCAACCGATTTGCAAAGGTTTTTAATAAATCATCCCCTGCATCATGGCCTAAGGTATCATTAACCACTTTAAATCCATCAAGATCAATAAAAAGCAGGGCAAAACAAAGCTTCTGCCGCTTGCAATGAGCAATGGCACGACTAAGTGACTCAATAAACATATTGCGGTTGGAAAGACCTGTTAGGCTATCTTGATAAGCAATTTTATGCAGGGCAATTCCAGTTTCACGCAAGCTATCGCGCATATCGTTAAACGCTTTGGCTAAGTCACCAATTTCATCTGTTTGACTGGTATCAATGGCAACTTTCATATTGCCATCAGCAATATTTAAGGCCGCTTGTTTAAGGTATAAAATGGGGTTAACAATTAAACTATTTAAAATCCAATACAACAGAATCCCACCCACTAACATGGTGCCAAAGGTGATTACAGCCACTACTACCTCAACTCGTTGAGTAATTGCATGAACATCGGCTTCCGGCCAAACAGCAATGAGATTCAGATTTTCAGCTAGTGGTACTAAAGACAGATAAGATTCATTATTGGCAAATTGCGCTTTCAATGTTTCATTGACCTGGCTTTTCAATTGGCTGAATAGTGCTTTATCTTCCACAGTTTTATCAGGCTTAGGGGTATATAAAATCCTTCCCTGGCTATCAACCAAAAACATATAGCCATTGTTACCAATTCGCGCTTGCTGCAAATATTGCAGCAGCTCACTGGTTTCTACAGAAATAACCAAATAACCACGTAGTTTTGCTTCAGCAAATAGCGGATCAATAGACTGGTCAGCTAAGCGAATGGCTTTCGCTACCAATAATGCCAATTTCTGTGTATCGGGATGTAAGGTAAAAAATGCCTGCGTGTCCTGGTCACTTTCCTTTAACCGACGAAACCAAGGCTCTCCTCCCTCTTGATCTGTTTGGTTGGCAATCGGCTCCCAGGTTGAACGAATATCTTCAAAGCCATCAGGCATTAATAAGCGAATTTCAAAATGATCAGAATAAGTGTTTTGGTAGTTTTGAAAAACCTGAAGTAACGGGCGATAAAGTAGTTGATAACGCTTATTTTCATCTAATTGAAAATATCGTTTTAGTAAATTGGTGGTAGCCAATAAGCTGATATTGCCGATACTCACCCGCTGCAAATGATTAACCTGGGTTTTTACCTCTTTTATTTTAAGGGTCATTTGATCAAGCGTTTGATGCTCATAAAGCCGTTTTATTTCCTTATAAGCTAAAAACCCTAGCAGTAAGACAGGCAAAACTACCGTAGGCATCAACAACAAAATTATTTTCGCCCTTAACTTCATGCTGGTGGGTGCTTTTCATTAATGATGATTACTAAATCTTTACAAAAAAAGTTTCTCAGTATCAGTATATTAGCTCCAATTCCACAATCACGCTTTGTTATACCTTTGTCGAATGGATAAAAGAGAATTTGCTTATTGTAAATGGAAATAAATCTGACTAACTTTTTTGGTGGCCGTACTCGGCAGAGGTAATAATAATTCCAGTTTTTTCATAACATCAACACTCGGATATAGCCATGAACTCTTCTGCATTGACTCTGGCAGCAAGGCGACTGCAGCAGTATTTGGGCTTGAATAAGCGACATGGCGAGCATTTTCTGCCGCATTCTTTGGCTCATTAAGGAAGTCGATAAAATTAGCTGCCAATTGTTTGTTATCTGAGTCCTCAGCTACGGTCAAATAATCCAAAACCATTACCGAACCTTCATTTGGTATAGTAAAGCCAATTGGTATTCCACTACGCATTAACGAATAGGCCTCACCATTATAAATAGCACTTACCCATAAGTTTTCATTGATAGCCCCTGTGGCAGGATAACGGATATCACTTGCCCACAATACAAATGGCCGCTGATTAGTTAATGCTATTTCCGCTTTCTGTAAAGCACTAATACTCGTACTGTTAACTGAATAACCTAAACTCAGCAAGGTGACAGCGACAGTTTCCTGAGGAGTAGGTGGCATTAAAATTTTACTATATAGTGCAGGAGCAGGATTAAGTATGCTATTCCAGTGCATAATAGGCTCTTGCAACCTTTCATTGTTAAAAGCAATTCCAAGCACTTTCCAAAAATAAGGCACTGCAAATTTTTCCAACAATGTATGTTGTTTTAGCCAACGGCTATCAATATGCTTAATGTTTTTTAGTGAAAAATCAGTGAGAGGAGCTAAC
This genomic interval from Spartinivicinus ruber contains the following:
- a CDS encoding HU family DNA-binding protein, with translation MRKPDLVAAIADKADLTKDQAGQVLTSILDEITHALNRQDKVVLIGFGTFEQRHRGARTGKNPQTGETIQIKASNTVAFKPGKAFKDVVNGNS
- the phoB gene encoding phosphate regulon transcriptional regulator PhoB, whose amino-acid sequence is MVGKKILIVDDEAPIREMIAVALEMAGYECLEADNTQDAHSIMIDKKPDLILLDWMLPGTSGIELARRLRRDEITANIPIIMLTAKGEEDNKIQGLEVGADDYITKPFSPRELVARLKAVLRRSGAQEPQEPIRVEGLELDPISHRVSINGKPTEMGPTEYRLLQFFMTHQERAYTRGQLLDQVWGGNVYVEERTVDVHIRRLRKALGTGHDRFIQTVRGTGYRFSTKA
- a CDS encoding helicase; translation: MKFRLLLWMMGFLMSRASKKEQKLKEKIADKQLSFQIKTRDGQVARHFIVNNGLIKSHSGECQAPAFTLEFSDANTGFTTFTASNAQEAFMKAIQKQTLKIIGDTKEVMWFQGLTKYWMPKGKKGKS
- a CDS encoding ABC transporter substrate-binding protein — translated: MAGATASDTVKTEKPELNVLIRSNYLSPAVYKRFEQAFNVKVKLVYYNSDDDRNLFLLESDGLGVDVICVDSSAATAYIASGWLAPLTDFSLKNIKHIDSRWLKQHTLLEKFAVPYFWKVLGIAFNNERLQEPIMHWNSILNPAPALYSKILMPPTPQETVAVTLLSLGYSVNSTSISALQKAEIALTNQRPFVLWASDIRYPATGAINENLWVSAIYNGEAYSLMRSGIPIGFTIPNEGSVMVLDYLTVAEDSDNKQLAANFIDFLNEPKNAAENARHVAYSSPNTAAVALLPESMQKSSWLYPSVDVMKKLELLLPLPSTATKKVSQIYFHLQ
- a CDS encoding rubredoxin, coding for MKKWQCVVCGFIYDEVEGWPEEGIAPGTRWEDVPEDWLCPDCGVSKLDFEMIAIG
- a CDS encoding EAL domain-containing protein, whose amino-acid sequence is MKLRAKIILLLMPTVVLPVLLLGFLAYKEIKRLYEHQTLDQMTLKIKEVKTQVNHLQRVSIGNISLLATTNLLKRYFQLDENKRYQLLYRPLLQVFQNYQNTYSDHFEIRLLMPDGFEDIRSTWEPIANQTDQEGGEPWFRRLKESDQDTQAFFTLHPDTQKLALLVAKAIRLADQSIDPLFAEAKLRGYLVISVETSELLQYLQQARIGNNGYMFLVDSQGRILYTPKPDKTVEDKALFSQLKSQVNETLKAQFANNESYLSLVPLAENLNLIAVWPEADVHAITQRVEVVVAVITFGTMLVGGILLYWILNSLIVNPILYLKQAALNIADGNMKVAIDTSQTDEIGDLAKAFNDMRDSLRETGIALHKIAYQDSLTGLSNRNMFIESLSRAIAHCKRQKLCFALLFIDLDGFKVVNDTLGHDAGDDLLKTFANRLRLCLRTEDLISRNIVDFEETIDDPDKGVSRLGGDEFTILLNGVAKGEDASLVAERILEALSHPFILKGQRYHLGASIGITVYPDDGDEPGELLKHADTAMYHAKSMGKNNYQFYHNAMTAKAMERHELLTDLRKAIEQGQMILHYQPQLELKTGELIGCEALVRWDHPTKGLIPPFHFIPLAEETGLIVPLGEWVLEEACRQAKEWQIAGFKPIKVAVNVSNIQFNRVDISQLVTDKLGQTGLEAKYLSLELTETSIMQSGNVSFEMLQAIKGQGVGIAMDDFGTGYSSLGALKKLPIDNLKVDKSFIDEIPENSESKVIFKAIVAMTKQFGISLTAEGVETREQRDFLHVHDCDFIQGYLLSKPLPPKEMGDFLANHSERTLIKSG
- the ubiA gene encoding 4-hydroxybenzoate octaprenyltransferase, whose protein sequence is MELTDSPTNKLNALLSITRLNRPIGIYLLLWPTLWSLWLAANGLPDWHLIIIFCLGVTVMRSAGCVINDIADRDFDGHVQRTQNRPLITGDLTVKEALWCFVVLCVVAFVLVLFTNLLTILLSFGGLALAVCYPFMKRYTHYPQIVLGAAFSWSIPMAYTAQTGELNHAIWLLFLANLAWTVAYDTAYAMVDRDDDLKIGVKSTAILFGKADKLMIGLLQIITLALLAGVGYLFQRGWLFFIGIGLMAGLFIYQQYLIKNRDRSQCFKAFLNNHWAGMFVFIGIVCDSAVS
- the phoR gene encoding phosphate regulon sensor histidine kinase PhoR; the encoded protein is MKANWQGEIIQRLAITVSVSVLFGVVIGEVAWVLAIVLAGYLSWTLLQVFRLSHWLQESEHNHLEPPESRGIWGDIFDAIYRLQRRDQKARARLQAVIDRVQESTAALNDAVIMVDNQGNLEWWNKAAEAMLGFKSPIDQGQLITNLIRDPAFTKYFDKKDYQEALEVSSPINDQLILQFNITLFGRNDRLLLVRDITRLHNLEQMRKDFVANVSHELRTPLTVIRGYLETLLDNANILPERWIRALQQMQQQSDRMENLVSDLLLLSRLETSDRQTDLKPLYLHKVLFNIVNDAKALSGDRCHHIQLVCPEEAKLFGHDRELHSAISNLIFNSVKYTPAEGQIDVHWWEDESGGHLSVMDDGVGIDPKHIPRLTERFYRADPSRSINTGGTGLGLAIVKHVLIRHNARLEIQSELGKGSCFICHFPPSMIASENSPELVE
- a CDS encoding response regulator, translated to MKKVKLLVVDDASFIRDLVKKAVKDRFPHFIFEEAINGKKAMSMLEKSEYDLVLCDWEMPELSGLELLQWMRNEYQYNKTPFIMVTSRGDKENVVQAIQAGVSEYIGKPFSNEQLVKKVIKVLSKRLPSNVLEGKAAKSALEASVSQGSISALGAQSLDGESGKSAAAKPGAKAAPQKAPTQAGSVAALTGGKAAAKPQAAKKPTKGPAQLRVHDKTIPCEIQDISLKEAKVIASRQHGIPQLLDTAVIDLQQNDSEGDIARINCLIHTLQAPEKNANAENIVISVVFVDEDPQKFEYLSKFIATGSGKKYW
- a CDS encoding chorismate--pyruvate lyase family protein, giving the protein MSALSIFEAAQWQRHLNIPSPWQNWLTFTGSLSQRLQDTFESLSVKLISQCWQPALPSEQKLLGIPKQQSAFIREVILYANQQPVVYARTVIPAFTGLLSCQPLLSLDTEPLGRLLFNHASAKRNPNFTFAHFTQQQLQVLPAPLTITPPALTPSRINQDCWARQSVFIVNQRQLAVSELFLPTIFSMQQSVNKPLQHQPM